A single genomic interval of uncultured Desulfobacter sp. harbors:
- a CDS encoding regulatory protein RecX, whose translation MTVEKAYRKALGYLSKNPKTIRQMKEYLMDKGYDADIIEQVIVQLSNFNYLDDKVFARQFIESRIRYKPKSVFALGFELRKKGIEPALAKELLAEFKDEELALKAVENKKQAWSRLDESERRKKMTNYLRYRGFDYSVCQTVWRIFQADS comes from the coding sequence ATGACTGTTGAAAAAGCATACCGAAAAGCCTTGGGGTATCTATCAAAAAACCCTAAAACCATACGGCAGATGAAAGAATATTTAATGGATAAAGGATATGATGCCGACATTATCGAGCAGGTCATTGTCCAGTTGTCAAACTTTAATTACCTCGACGACAAAGTTTTTGCACGCCAGTTCATTGAAAGTCGAATCCGTTACAAACCAAAATCCGTATTTGCCCTTGGGTTTGAATTGCGTAAAAAAGGCATTGAACCGGCACTTGCTAAAGAACTGTTAGCTGAATTTAAAGACGAGGAACTGGCATTAAAGGCCGTTGAAAATAAAAAACAGGCCTGGAGCCGGCTGGATGAATCTGAACGTAGAAAAAAAATGACTAACTATTTGCGATACAGAGGATTCGATTATAGTGTGTGTCAGACGGTATGGCGGATATTTCAAGCAGACTCCTAA
- a CDS encoding S41 family peptidase — MTQINKLRHRLRALLLVAAFLYCATLGHAQIAELTFQNEQSQQCIAIINALERDHFTGKKLDKNMSVLVFDRYIKSLDPGRHLLTQSDLNDFRPLKQLMYKYLKTGNLGPAFEIFNLYQSRSAQRLEYILELAKSWQAQIDFTKNETLVIDYDHKPFIRDTSGLKPLWKKELKNHIINLKINKTPDDEISETLEKIYSNRLSRLSQTQSRDVFQIFMNAVTMSFDPHSQYFAPRVSEDFDIHMKLSLEGIGAVLQNEYEYTKVVRLIPKGPADKSQKLAPGDKIIGVGQGRDGEIKDTIGQRIDDVVKLIRGPKDTFVRLKIIPARKSSGTATISIKRDKVKLEEQSAQKKVVELTSNGRSYKLGIIEIPNFYIDFDAFHRGDPDYKSTTGDVTKLLTQLKEENIDGLIIDLRDNGGGVA; from the coding sequence ATGACACAGATCAATAAACTTCGCCACAGGCTTCGGGCTTTACTGCTTGTTGCCGCCTTTCTTTATTGCGCAACACTTGGCCATGCACAAATTGCCGAACTGACTTTTCAAAATGAGCAGTCCCAACAGTGTATTGCCATTATCAATGCCCTTGAACGGGATCATTTTACCGGAAAAAAACTGGATAAAAATATGTCTGTTCTGGTATTTGACCGGTATATCAAATCCCTGGATCCGGGCAGGCATTTGCTGACCCAGTCAGATCTTAATGATTTTCGGCCGTTAAAACAGCTGATGTATAAATATCTAAAAACGGGAAACCTTGGACCGGCTTTTGAAATTTTCAACCTTTACCAGTCCCGCAGTGCACAGCGCCTTGAATATATTCTCGAACTGGCCAAATCCTGGCAAGCCCAAATTGATTTTACCAAAAACGAAACCCTCGTCATTGACTATGACCATAAACCCTTTATCCGGGACACGTCAGGCCTTAAGCCCCTGTGGAAAAAAGAACTGAAAAACCACATCATTAATTTGAAAATAAACAAAACCCCGGATGACGAAATTTCCGAAACCCTGGAAAAGATTTATTCCAACCGGTTGTCCCGCCTGTCCCAGACACAGTCCCGGGATGTATTCCAGATTTTCATGAATGCCGTCACCATGTCCTTTGACCCCCATTCTCAATATTTTGCCCCGCGCGTGTCCGAAGATTTTGACATTCATATGAAACTGAGCTTAGAGGGCATTGGGGCTGTGCTGCAAAACGAATATGAATACACAAAGGTGGTCCGACTTATTCCCAAAGGTCCGGCAGACAAATCCCAGAAACTTGCACCCGGGGACAAAATCATCGGCGTGGGCCAGGGCCGGGATGGCGAAATAAAGGATACCATTGGCCAGCGCATTGACGATGTGGTCAAACTAATTCGGGGGCCCAAGGACACCTTTGTGCGGTTAAAAATCATTCCAGCCAGAAAATCCAGTGGAACCGCCACCATCAGCATCAAACGTGATAAGGTAAAACTTGAGGAACAGTCAGCGCAAAAAAAGGTAGTGGAACTCACCTCAAATGGCCGGAGCTATAAGCTGGGCATCATTGAAATTCCCAATTTTTACATAGACTTTGACGCCTTTCACAGGGGCGACCCGGATTACAAAAGCACCACAGGCGATGTAACAAAACTGCTGACGCAGTTAAAAGAAGAAAACATTGACGGGTTGATTATTGACCTAAGGGACAATGGGGGGGGGGTCGCTTAA
- a CDS encoding carboxy terminal-processing peptidase, which yields MGGGSLKEANDLTGLFLKHGPTVQVKTKFRVSRLYDKDPKIVYTGPLMVLINRMSASASEIFAGAIKDYHRGIIMGTRSFGKGTVQELKPLGDGRLKMTSAKFYRVSGQSTQHKGVEPDIWFPQLYRTKDTGESALDGALLWDHIDATRYSAYMSLQPMIEPLDDAYKKRAEESFGIKYLTQRIQLAESLSEQKKLSLNLAERIKTDAVFNQKELALENNYRKQKGEKPLATLDDIDPEKEEIKEILTDQAKYIAADFITLSRKTGYNWQ from the coding sequence ATGGGGGGGGGGTCGCTTAAAGAAGCCAATGATCTGACAGGACTGTTTCTTAAACATGGTCCCACGGTACAGGTCAAAACAAAATTCAGGGTATCGCGCCTGTATGATAAAGATCCAAAGATTGTTTACACCGGGCCGCTGATGGTGCTCATCAACAGAATGAGCGCATCGGCCAGTGAAATTTTTGCTGGTGCCATCAAAGACTATCACCGGGGCATTATTATGGGCACCCGAAGTTTTGGCAAGGGTACGGTTCAAGAACTCAAACCTTTGGGGGATGGACGACTGAAGATGACTTCGGCTAAATTTTACCGGGTCTCCGGTCAAAGCACCCAGCACAAAGGCGTTGAACCTGACATCTGGTTTCCCCAGCTATACAGAACCAAAGATACCGGCGAAAGCGCCCTTGACGGCGCCCTGCTCTGGGACCATATCGATGCCACCCGTTATTCAGCATATATGTCTTTGCAGCCCATGATTGAACCGTTGGACGATGCCTATAAAAAACGGGCTGAAGAGTCTTTTGGCATTAAATATCTCACCCAACGGATTCAATTGGCAGAATCATTGAGTGAACAAAAAAAACTCTCCCTGAATCTGGCGGAACGCATAAAAACAGACGCTGTGTTTAACCAAAAAGAGCTGGCCCTGGAAAACAATTACCGGAAACAGAAAGGGGAAAAACCTCTGGCAACCCTGGATGACATTGACCCGGAAAAAGAAGAGATCAAAGAGATTTTAACAGACCAGGCAAAATACATTGCTGCAGATTTTATTACCTTAAGCCGTAAAACCGGATATAACTGGCAGTAG
- a CDS encoding AsmA-like C-terminal region-containing protein, producing MNKKHILRIAVFFSVTVTACAVALFFAITPLINTEQVKGRLTKSLQDKTGIDIRFNQLAFTFTPLPGFSITDISARFDQTHQVTVNKALVELNPVQLLKLNTVVRRITLQSPQLIGNKTVAGESKSTAPPDFAASVQNGFNRLLELPLADTDHLDIIVTNARSNYFNSMDCRVLMTGRTRAVNIKAQISGLRLETHHIPTLESALKGRITSLNVPHLAVDCRHDENTFLAGTLKITSLQAYLETPKDHCIDARELDLKFALSKYRMTAHLAPLELIYPKGRVGMDVSLSTGQEASIIKFTGEHIDISQARQVCLPLLNGLQTPQTLFDILRAGAVPKITVGFKSKDRRHLFEAENLFINGCAESATVKIPHVPVMVHNASGCAEMNDGVLSIHPKGGHVAKTVITGGDLDINLIDQHTVPFSGKFPLKVDLAELPATLISLLPDTALAREMSKISGLKGRADAILELNQTQAHKDLDVKVEAKNIQAQGNYQRMPLPITIDDGSFLLDEHKIVLKNISGAIGNSRLSDLNAVFDTTGPVPMNIKNMAANIVLEQVAPLVDLFPGARKKLGPVKTFSGIMDIKNLRIKGPMFAPGLWQVHMTGRVKRGNVIFSNRTKSISDIFCKFNATPSTIKLSEIACNIQEVTWLEKNISQDYTQSIVLPLALTRGQFVKQPETCMFQGQLLTISGAKISFTAGGPAMNKITISKLQILDEERTQADVIFYKQPDMPKINFSGKLDTTTLENMLHPDSHLYRKLRAVTGENALIISTDKTSNITITADTLNIDPIFSRKKTASPYRSPGPPRPLIEQKEIFFNVNTLGYDQLVYQGVQAKVILSQPTTNIHITHARLCDLDLSARITFNHAGEIPKISTHIFLNTDQAKEVSLSIGCITGSQSVIKGSYTLKGELSGVAQTLPQVKSKQNGHFNFQAQSGRIFKATLLSRVLSMLNILGDTDLRQQGFGFKTFTANAEVKESVVHIKKAVIDADNMAIIAEGWADPLNDSLDIIFLVAPFKTIDTIIKH from the coding sequence ATGAACAAAAAACATATACTGCGCATTGCTGTTTTTTTTTCGGTAACCGTGACAGCCTGCGCAGTAGCTCTGTTCTTTGCAATTACCCCGTTAATCAACACGGAGCAGGTTAAAGGGCGTCTGACTAAGAGTCTTCAGGACAAAACCGGCATTGACATCCGGTTTAACCAGTTAGCGTTTACCTTCACCCCCCTGCCGGGTTTTAGCATAACAGACATATCTGCACGGTTTGACCAAACACACCAGGTTACAGTTAACAAAGCACTGGTGGAACTGAACCCGGTCCAGCTGCTTAAATTAAATACGGTTGTGCGGCGCATCACCCTTCAATCCCCTCAACTGATCGGTAATAAAACTGTTGCCGGGGAAAGCAAATCCACAGCGCCACCGGATTTTGCCGCATCTGTACAGAACGGATTTAACCGATTGCTTGAGCTACCCTTGGCAGACACGGATCACCTGGATATTATCGTAACCAATGCCCGGTCAAATTATTTTAACAGCATGGACTGCCGGGTTCTGATGACAGGCCGGACACGGGCTGTGAATATCAAGGCGCAGATATCAGGACTTCGACTGGAAACACATCATATTCCAACGCTTGAATCCGCACTCAAAGGCCGAATAACAAGTCTTAATGTCCCACACCTGGCAGTGGATTGCCGCCATGATGAAAACACCTTTCTTGCAGGCACTCTGAAAATCACATCCCTCCAGGCATATCTTGAAACACCTAAAGACCACTGCATTGACGCAAGGGAACTCGACCTTAAATTTGCCCTGTCAAAATACAGGATGACCGCACACCTTGCCCCTTTGGAACTTATTTATCCCAAAGGACGTGTTGGAATGGATGTATCCCTATCCACCGGACAAGAGGCATCAATTATTAAATTTACCGGGGAGCATATTGATATCAGCCAGGCAAGACAGGTGTGCCTGCCGCTGCTTAACGGCCTTCAAACACCACAAACCCTGTTTGACATACTCAGGGCAGGAGCCGTCCCAAAGATTACAGTGGGGTTTAAAAGCAAAGACAGGCGTCATCTGTTCGAAGCAGAAAACCTTTTTATAAACGGTTGTGCAGAATCCGCCACAGTTAAAATCCCCCATGTGCCTGTCATGGTTCACAATGCCTCGGGCTGTGCAGAAATGAACGACGGGGTGCTGAGCATTCACCCTAAAGGCGGCCATGTGGCAAAAACCGTTATCACCGGTGGTGACCTTGATATCAATCTGATCGATCAACATACCGTCCCATTTTCAGGCAAATTCCCACTGAAGGTCGATTTAGCAGAGCTTCCGGCAACGCTTATCTCCCTGTTACCGGATACGGCACTTGCCCGGGAAATGTCAAAAATATCCGGTCTGAAAGGTCGGGCAGATGCGATTCTTGAGTTGAATCAGACCCAAGCCCACAAAGACCTGGATGTCAAGGTCGAAGCAAAAAATATCCAGGCACAGGGGAACTACCAACGTATGCCGTTGCCCATAACTATCGACGACGGCTCTTTTCTTTTGGATGAACACAAGATTGTCCTGAAAAACATATCAGGTGCTATAGGAAACAGCAGGCTATCAGATCTTAATGCCGTTTTCGATACCACGGGTCCCGTACCCATGAATATAAAAAATATGGCCGCCAATATTGTTTTGGAACAGGTGGCACCACTGGTGGATCTTTTTCCCGGGGCAAGGAAAAAGCTTGGCCCGGTTAAAACCTTTTCCGGAATCATGGACATTAAAAACCTTAGGATTAAAGGGCCCATGTTCGCGCCAGGCCTGTGGCAGGTTCACATGACGGGCCGGGTAAAGAGAGGCAATGTCATATTTTCCAACAGGACCAAAAGCATATCCGATATATTCTGCAAATTCAATGCAACCCCTTCAACAATAAAACTGTCGGAAATTGCTTGTAACATTCAAGAAGTCACCTGGCTTGAAAAAAATATTTCACAGGATTATACCCAAAGTATTGTCCTGCCCCTGGCATTGACACGGGGGCAGTTTGTGAAACAGCCAGAAACCTGTATGTTTCAGGGGCAGTTACTCACGATCTCAGGTGCAAAGATATCCTTCACGGCAGGCGGTCCTGCCATGAACAAAATAACCATTTCAAAATTGCAGATACTGGATGAAGAAAGAACCCAAGCTGATGTAATATTTTACAAACAACCGGATATGCCGAAAATTAATTTTTCCGGGAAACTGGACACCACGACACTGGAAAATATGCTCCACCCGGATTCGCATCTTTACCGAAAACTTCGGGCGGTGACCGGTGAAAATGCGTTAATTATTTCAACAGATAAAACGAGCAACATCACCATCACGGCAGACACGCTTAATATAGATCCCATTTTTTCCCGGAAAAAAACAGCGTCACCTTATCGTTCCCCGGGCCCGCCGCGCCCCCTGATAGAACAGAAAGAAATTTTTTTTAATGTCAACACATTGGGTTATGACCAGCTTGTATATCAAGGGGTTCAGGCAAAGGTAATACTTTCTCAACCGACCACGAATATACATATTACCCATGCACGCCTTTGCGATCTTGACCTTTCAGCCCGGATAACCTTTAATCATGCTGGAGAAATCCCTAAGATTTCAACTCACATTTTTTTGAACACGGACCAGGCAAAAGAGGTGTCGCTTTCAATCGGTTGTATAACAGGAAGTCAAAGTGTTATTAAAGGAAGTTATACACTTAAGGGAGAACTGTCCGGCGTTGCACAGACGCTGCCCCAGGTAAAATCCAAACAAAACGGACATTTTAATTTTCAGGCTCAGTCCGGACGTATATTTAAAGCCACGCTACTTTCCAGGGTTTTATCAATGCTCAATATTTTAGGAGACACCGACCTGAGGCAGCAGGGGTTCGGATTTAAAACATTTACGGCCAATGCAGAGGTAAAAGAAAGCGTGGTGCATATAAAAAAAGCCGTTATTGATGCAGATAATATGGCCATCATAGCCGAAGGATGGGCAGATCCGCTAAATGATTCCCTGGATATCATCTTTCTGGTGGCCCCGTTTAAAACCATTGATACCATCATTAAACATTAA
- a CDS encoding transglycosylase SLT domain-containing protein: MMKRFFIFTVFLAIFSAHLTLAAEEEFGPQKPEPLQSESIQSEPPRLGPPIVRTHIPTLVEAVRFSGDVRLCGEKIPFTDPEVRERLEKEMMLAVWNRPQVMLWLKRAHRWFPHIESVLKQENLPLDLKYLPIVESALLPHGESHKGAVGYWQFIKSTGKKYGLRIDSKVDERRNMFFATRAACRYLKDLYSEFGSYLLAMSAYNMGEYGLSKAIELQDTRDFFSLYLPLETQRYILKMVAVKFIMSNPETYGFHLEPQDLYPVFTFSEIKLSPKSDVPLSMIATACEVSFKTIKDYNPQLRGYYLEKGTATLFVPKGKDEGFHKKFTPLYKALVKKQLSSSKFHVVKSGESLSAIAGKYNISLSGLRRFNKLSKKHIIHPGDKLRVQ, from the coding sequence ATGATGAAACGATTTTTTATTTTCACAGTTTTTCTGGCTATTTTTTCCGCACACTTAACACTGGCGGCAGAAGAGGAATTCGGTCCCCAAAAACCTGAACCACTCCAATCTGAATCAATTCAATCCGAACCACCCAGATTAGGGCCACCCATTGTAAGGACCCATATTCCGACCCTGGTGGAAGCCGTTCGTTTTTCCGGTGATGTCCGCCTTTGCGGGGAAAAAATACCTTTTACAGATCCCGAAGTCAGAGAGCGGCTTGAAAAAGAGATGATGCTGGCGGTATGGAACCGTCCCCAGGTGATGCTGTGGCTCAAACGGGCCCACCGGTGGTTTCCCCACATCGAAAGCGTGTTAAAGCAAGAAAACCTGCCCCTGGATTTAAAATATCTTCCCATTGTGGAAAGTGCGCTCCTGCCCCATGGAGAATCCCATAAAGGCGCGGTTGGGTACTGGCAGTTCATCAAAAGCACAGGTAAAAAATACGGATTGCGCATTGATTCAAAAGTCGATGAACGCCGAAACATGTTTTTCGCCACCCGGGCGGCCTGCCGCTATCTTAAAGATCTTTATTCAGAGTTTGGCTCGTATCTGCTGGCCATGTCCGCCTATAATATGGGCGAGTATGGTTTGAGCAAGGCGATAGAACTCCAGGATACCCGGGATTTTTTTTCCCTTTACCTGCCCCTGGAAACCCAACGATATATCCTGAAAATGGTTGCTGTTAAGTTTATTATGTCTAACCCGGAAACGTATGGATTTCATCTTGAGCCCCAGGATCTTTATCCGGTATTTACCTTTTCTGAAATCAAACTCTCCCCCAAAAGTGATGTGCCTTTATCCATGATAGCTACGGCCTGTGAAGTCTCATTCAAAACCATTAAGGATTATAACCCCCAGCTTCGAGGGTATTATCTGGAGAAGGGCACAGCCACACTTTTTGTGCCCAAGGGAAAGGATGAGGGGTTTCACAAAAAATTTACCCCCCTTTATAAGGCGCTGGTTAAAAAGCAGCTATCTTCTTCAAAGTTCCATGTGGTGAAATCCGGGGAAAGCCTTTCCGCCATTGCGGGGAAATATAATATATCCCTGTCCGGATTGCGTAGATTTAACAAGCTGTCAAAGAAACATATCATTCATCCCGGGGATAAATTGCGCGTGCAATGA
- the ylqF gene encoding ribosome biogenesis GTPase YlqF: MNIQWYPGHMLETKNQLKSAIARVDALLEVVDARLPLSSSNPFLERIATGKNRIKVLNKADIADPETTHAWLEYFNQEIKLPAAAICGTRLQEASHALQSLVAQVDRNRARKTKVMVVGIPNTGKSTILNTLAGRKVAKTGNVPAVTRHQQRTSLKGNIDLYDTPGILWPVIEPRQRGLILAVSGAISDTAVDYHEIAHFAAQLLLERYPACLVERYPFLNPLPGEPQALIESVGKARGCLKKGGYVDFQKASQLIIRDLRSGRLGRISFETPKDINENYDTDQ, translated from the coding sequence ATGAATATCCAGTGGTATCCCGGCCATATGCTGGAAACAAAAAATCAGCTTAAAAGTGCCATTGCCAGGGTGGATGCCCTGCTTGAAGTGGTGGATGCAAGGCTGCCGTTATCCAGTTCAAACCCCTTTTTAGAGCGAATTGCCACGGGGAAAAACCGAATAAAAGTACTGAATAAGGCGGATATTGCCGACCCGGAGACGACACATGCCTGGCTGGAATATTTCAACCAGGAGATTAAACTGCCTGCAGCAGCCATCTGCGGGACCCGCCTGCAAGAAGCCTCACATGCCTTACAATCACTGGTAGCACAGGTAGACAGAAACAGGGCAAGGAAAACCAAAGTCATGGTGGTCGGTATTCCCAACACCGGGAAATCCACGATCCTGAACACCCTGGCCGGCCGGAAAGTGGCAAAGACCGGGAATGTACCGGCCGTTACCCGGCACCAACAACGCACCAGCCTTAAAGGCAACATTGACCTTTATGATACCCCGGGTATCCTGTGGCCGGTGATTGAACCCAGGCAGCGCGGACTTATTTTGGCCGTATCCGGGGCCATCAGTGATACAGCCGTTGACTACCATGAAATCGCCCATTTTGCCGCACAGCTCTTACTGGAAAGATACCCGGCCTGCCTTGTTGAGCGTTACCCGTTTTTAAATCCGTTGCCTGGAGAGCCCCAAGCTCTTATCGAATCGGTGGGCAAAGCCAGGGGATGCCTTAAAAAAGGCGGATATGTGGATTTTCAAAAAGCATCACAACTTATCATAAGAGACCTTAGATCCGGCAGGCTTGGCCGGATCAGTTTTGAAACACCAAAGGATATCAACGAGAACTATGACACAGATCAATAA
- a CDS encoding inositol monophosphatase family protein, producing the protein MISFIKKLVLEAGIICLEGQKNLTFHDLEFKSTKDIVTEIDKKVEAFLVKAILARYPDHGVLGEEYGAVQAESEFRWIIDPIDGTTSFVHRLPFYSISIALEKAGELVLGVVYAPALNQLFYAEKGNGAFVGDTPIHVSKTRELDNAVMATGFACLRAGLENNNLPIFNEIVPKLRDIRRFGSAALDLCYTALGSLDGFWEMNLNVYDIAAGIVILKEAGGVITDFTGGRQFPEKGIAAANKDLHNELIRILTKYCAL; encoded by the coding sequence TTGATTTCCTTTATAAAAAAGTTGGTTCTTGAAGCCGGTATAATCTGCCTTGAAGGCCAAAAAAACTTGACGTTCCATGACCTTGAATTCAAATCAACAAAAGATATTGTCACGGAAATAGACAAAAAAGTTGAAGCATTCCTGGTCAAGGCGATCCTTGCCCGGTATCCTGACCATGGTGTGCTCGGAGAAGAGTACGGAGCTGTCCAGGCAGAAAGCGAATTCAGGTGGATCATTGATCCCATAGACGGCACCACGTCTTTTGTCCATCGGCTGCCCTTTTACAGCATCAGCATTGCCCTTGAAAAAGCGGGAGAGCTGGTGCTCGGCGTGGTCTATGCCCCTGCCCTGAACCAGCTATTTTATGCGGAAAAAGGCAACGGTGCATTTGTGGGTGACACCCCCATCCATGTCTCTAAAACCAGGGAACTTGACAACGCGGTCATGGCAACGGGGTTTGCGTGCCTTAGGGCGGGCCTTGAAAACAACAATCTGCCGATTTTTAATGAGATTGTGCCTAAACTTCGGGACATCCGGCGTTTTGGGTCTGCGGCGTTGGATCTTTGCTATACGGCCTTGGGCAGTCTGGACGGATTCTGGGAAATGAATCTCAATGTTTATGATATTGCCGCAGGGATAGTTATTTTAAAGGAAGCAGGCGGTGTAATCACGGATTTTACAGGCGGCCGTCAATTCCCGGAAAAAGGCATTGCGGCGGCAAACAAGGATTTGCACAACGAGCTGATCCGTATTCTGACAAAATATTGCGCTTTATAA